Proteins from a genomic interval of Salvelinus alpinus chromosome 7, SLU_Salpinus.1, whole genome shotgun sequence:
- the LOC139581326 gene encoding mid1-interacting protein 1-like yields the protein MMQISSDPASNKNSLINVMHRFIAATNNMDETIMVPSLLRDVPLEEQESQQVEVVENNNEPSYPNKQRDMYEHYLLLKSIKNDMEWGLLKREMSGGASFLEMAVKQEEQQSITRGLPVDESSDLEGQFHYHLRGLFGVLSKLTVQADHLTNRYKREIGGANFMR from the coding sequence ATGATGCAAATTAGCAGTGACCCAGCCAGCAACAAGAACTCCCTCATCAATGTGATGCACCGCTTCATTGCTGCAACCAACAACATGGATGAAACTATCATGGTGCCCAGCCTGTTGAGGGATGTGCCTCTGGAGGAACAAGAGAGCCAGCAGGTTGAGGTGGTGGAGAACAACAATGAGCCTTCCTACCCTAACAAGCAGAGGGACATGTATGAGCACTACCTCCTCCTCAAGTCCATAAAGAACGACATGGAGTGGGGCCTGCTGAAGAGGGAGATGAGCGGCGGGGCCAGCTTCCTGGAAATGGCAGTCAAGCAAGAGGAGCAGCAGTCAATAACCAGGGGGCTCCCTGTCGATGAGAGCTCAGATCTGGAGGGTCAGTTCCACTACCACCTCAGGGGACTGTTTGGTGTCCTGTCAAAACTCACAGTGCAAGCAGACCACCTCACTAACCGCTACAAGAGGGAAATCGGAGGTGCTAACTTCATGAGATAG